The following are from one region of the Staphylococcus argenteus genome:
- the tagH gene encoding teichoic acids export ABC transporter ATP-binding subunit TagH translates to MNVSVNIKNVTKEYRIYRTNKERMKDALIPKHKNKTFFALDDISLKAYEGDVIGLVGINGSGKSTLSNIIGGSLSPTVGKVDRNGEVSVIAISAGLSGQLTGIENIEFKMLCMGFKRKEIKAMTPKIIEFSELGEFIYQPVKKYSSGMRAKLGFSINITVNPDILVIDEALSVGDQTFAQKCLDKIYEFKEQNKTIFFVSHNLGQVRQFCTKIAWIEGGKLKDYGELDDVLPKYEAFLNDFKKKSKAEQKDFRNKLDESRFVIK, encoded by the coding sequence ATGAACGTTTCGGTAAACATTAAAAATGTAACAAAAGAATATCGTATCTATCGTACGAATAAAGAACGTATGAAAGATGCACTTATTCCCAAACATAAAAATAAAACATTTTTCGCTTTAGACGATATTAGCTTAAAAGCATACGAAGGTGATGTGATTGGGCTCGTTGGCATAAATGGATCTGGTAAATCAACGCTAAGCAATATTATAGGTGGATCATTATCACCTACCGTTGGAAAAGTTGACCGTAACGGCGAAGTAAGCGTAATTGCCATTAGCGCTGGATTAAGCGGACAATTAACAGGTATTGAAAATATTGAATTTAAAATGTTATGCATGGGGTTTAAACGCAAAGAAATCAAAGCAATGACACCTAAGATTATCGAATTTAGTGAACTAGGTGAGTTCATTTATCAACCAGTTAAAAAGTATTCAAGTGGTATGCGTGCAAAGCTTGGATTCTCGATTAATATTACAGTAAACCCAGATATCCTAGTCATTGACGAAGCTTTGTCTGTTGGTGACCAAACGTTTGCTCAAAAATGTTTAGATAAAATATACGAATTTAAGGAACAAAATAAAACCATTTTCTTTGTTAGTCATAATTTAGGCCAAGTTAGACAATTCTGTACAAAGATAGCGTGGATTGAAGGCGGTAAATTAAAAGATTATGGTGAACTTGATGATGTTTTACCTAAATACGAAGCTTTCTTAAATGACTTTAAAAAGAAATCAAAAGCTGAACAAAAAGATTTTAGAAACAAACTTGATGAATCACGCTTTGTTATTAAATAG
- the tagG gene encoding teichoic acids export ABC transporter permease subunit TagG gives MSAIGTVFKEHVKNFYLIQRLAQFQVKIINHSNYLGVAWELINPVMQIMVYWMVFGLGIRSNAPIHGVPFVYWLLVGISMWFFINQGILEGTKAITQKFNQVSKMNFPLSIIPTYIVTSRFYGHLGLLLLVIIACMFTGIYPSIHIIQLLIYVPFCFFLTASVTLLTSTLGVLVRDTQMLMQAILRILFYFSPILWLPKNHGISGVIHEIMKYNPVYFIAESYRAAILYHEWYFMDHWKLMLYNFGIVAIFFAIGSYLHMKYRDQFADFL, from the coding sequence ATGTCAGCAATAGGAACAGTTTTTAAAGAACACGTAAAGAACTTTTATTTAATTCAAAGACTGGCGCAATTTCAAGTTAAAATTATCAATCATAGTAACTATTTAGGTGTAGCGTGGGAATTAATAAACCCAGTTATGCAAATTATGGTTTACTGGATGGTTTTTGGATTAGGAATAAGAAGTAATGCACCGATTCATGGCGTACCTTTTGTATATTGGTTATTGGTTGGTATTAGTATGTGGTTCTTCATCAACCAAGGTATTTTAGAGGGAACAAAAGCTATTACGCAAAAGTTTAATCAAGTTTCGAAAATGAATTTCCCTTTATCAATTATACCTACATATATTGTTACAAGTAGATTTTATGGACATTTAGGTTTGCTTTTACTTGTTATCATCGCATGTATGTTTACAGGTATTTATCCATCAATACATATCATTCAATTATTGATATATGTACCGTTTTGTTTTTTCTTAACTGCTTCAGTGACGTTATTAACATCAACACTAGGTGTGTTAGTTAGAGATACGCAAATGTTAATGCAAGCGATATTAAGAATATTATTTTACTTTTCACCAATTTTATGGCTACCGAAAAACCATGGTATAAGTGGTGTAATTCATGAAATTATGAAATACAATCCGGTTTATTTCATTGCTGAGTCATACCGTGCTGCGATTTTATATCACGAATGGTACTTTATGGATCACTGGAAATTAATGTTGTACAATTTCGGTATTGTTGCCATTTTCTTCGCGATTGGTTCATATTTACACATGAAATATAGAGATCAATTTGCAGATTTCTTATAA
- the tarB gene encoding teichoic acid glycerol-phosphate primase TarB — translation MNVLIKRLYHLLIRLLCKIISTQKSNKPHIVFMMTFPEDILPIIKSLNTSLYDVTVLTAPKNKFHLSAINNLNVVEMSNKTLVKQIKALKSAQLIIIDNYYLLLGGYKKAPHQRVIQTWHASGALKNFGLTDNQVDLSNKAMIQQYRQVYQATDFYLVGSPYMAHCFKQSLAARDDQMLYFGIPRINKYFTVDREAIKTQLKEQYGIKNKLALYVPTYREDSADNREINKTYFENELPGYTLLNKLHPSIEVSESDQLTSIDTSTLMLMADLIISDYSSLPIEASLLNIPTIFYVYDESTYDKVRGLNKYYFGIPENYKVYSEADLITAIKANKHTLKPLFKDWHIYNTEHSFPQLLEYIDKMVTK, via the coding sequence ATGAACGTTTTAATAAAGAGATTGTATCATTTGCTAATTCGATTGCTATGTAAAATAATTTCGACTCAAAAGAGTAATAAACCGCATATTGTTTTCATGATGACTTTTCCAGAAGATATTTTACCTATCATTAAGTCTTTAAATACATCGTTGTATGATGTAACTGTTTTAACAGCACCAAAAAATAAATTTCATTTATCGGCAATTAATAATCTTAATGTTGTAGAAATGTCAAATAAGACTCTAGTAAAACAAATTAAAGCTTTAAAAAGCGCACAACTCATAATTATCGACAACTACTACTTGCTATTAGGTGGATATAAAAAAGCGCCACACCAACGTGTCATTCAAACATGGCATGCAAGTGGCGCATTGAAAAATTTTGGTTTAACTGATAATCAGGTAGATCTATCTAATAAAGCGATGATCCAACAATATCGTCAAGTTTATCAAGCAACGGATTTCTACTTAGTAGGCAGTCCGTATATGGCGCATTGTTTTAAACAGTCTTTAGCTGCACGTGATGATCAAATGCTATATTTTGGTATTCCAAGAATTAACAAATATTTTACAGTAGATAGAGAAGCGATAAAAACACAATTGAAAGAACAATATGGAATAAAGAATAAACTAGCATTATATGTTCCAACGTATAGAGAAGATAGTGCGGATAATAGGGAGATAAATAAAACGTATTTTGAAAATGAACTTCCAGGATATACCTTATTGAATAAATTACACCCATCGATTGAAGTTTCAGAAAGTGATCAATTGACCTCAATTGATACGTCTACGCTTATGCTGATGGCAGATTTAATCATTAGTGACTATAGTTCGTTACCAATTGAAGCAAGTTTGTTAAATATTCCAACTATTTTTTATGTGTACGATGAATCAACATATGATAAAGTAAGAGGCTTAAATAAATATTATTTTGGCATACCTGAAAACTATAAAGTATATTCTGAGGCCGATTTAATTACTGCGATTAAAGCAAATAAGCATACGTTGAAACCGTTATTTAAAGATTGGCATATTTATAATACTGAACATAGTTTTCCTCAATTGTTAGAATATATAGATAAGATGGTGACAAAATGA
- a CDS encoding glycosyltransferase family 2 protein: protein MRLTIIIPTLNNETTIRQLLVSIDSKEHYRFLCIDGGSTDQTIPLIEKLQKELKHITLIQLQNASKASCINKGIKEIEITEGHYSDAFIVLNPTSILLPNKLDLLTSTFKNNENIDIVIGQRAIDYHGEWKLNDIDSYIKNNHIVTLPQQPELLSSLTFDNKLLSVKFADLRCDESVENVYNHEMLVKALQKATDIQLVSQLVIGDNQVNEADFNNTIELYQYSKEIMSVRQRVMEMLLLLEQRLIYSDLVDRQLFNAHLKRYLLLHPEMTETMISLVSDYIMSMQHSDYLSHNMFEIINTVEFLGVNWNKETYEKWREMLIQVGINRPRYRKFLIQLKGRKIVHQTKSILKILN from the coding sequence ATGAGATTAACGATAATCATACCAACATTAAATAATGAAACAACGATTCGACAATTGTTGGTATCAATCGATAGTAAAGAGCATTACCGTTTCTTGTGCATTGATGGGGGATCTACAGATCAAACAATACCCTTAATTGAAAAATTACAAAAAGAATTAAAGCATATTACATTAATCCAATTACAAAATGCTTCAAAAGCAAGTTGTATTAATAAAGGCATAAAAGAAATTGAAATAACTGAAGGACATTATAGTGACGCTTTTATTGTTTTAAATCCAACCTCAATCTTATTACCTAATAAATTAGACTTGTTAACTTCAACTTTTAAAAATAATGAGAATATTGATATAGTTATAGGGCAAAGAGCAATTGATTATCATGGAGAATGGAAATTAAATGATATTGACAGTTATATTAAAAATAATCATATAGTTACTTTGCCACAACAACCTGAGTTATTATCATCTTTGACATTCGATAATAAATTATTAAGTGTAAAATTTGCTGATTTACGTTGTGATGAAAGTGTTGAAAATGTTTATAACCATGAGATGCTTGTTAAAGCATTACAAAAGGCTACGGATATTCAATTAGTAAGCCAACTTGTTATTGGTGATAATCAAGTGAATGAAGCGGATTTTAATAATACTATAGAGCTTTATCAATATTCGAAGGAAATAATGTCAGTAAGACAGCGTGTCATGGAAATGTTGTTATTACTTGAACAAAGATTGATTTATAGTGATTTGGTTGATCGACAATTATTTAATGCACATTTAAAACGATACTTATTGTTACATCCAGAGATGACGGAAACAATGATTTCATTAGTTAGTGACTACATCATGTCAATGCAACATTCAGATTATTTATCACACAATATGTTTGAAATAATAAATACTGTAGAATTTTTAGGTGTTAATTGGAATAAAGAAACTTATGAAAAGTGGCGTGAAATGTTAATTCAAGTAGGGATTAATAGACCTAGATATAGAAAGTTTTTAATACAACTTAAAGGGAGAAAGATTGTTCATCAAACAAAATCAATTTTAAAAATACTAAATTAA
- the tagD gene encoding glycerol-3-phosphate cytidylyltransferase, whose protein sequence is MKRVITYGTYDLLHYGHIELLRRAREMGDYLIVALSTDEFNQIKHKKSYYDYEQRKMMLESIRYVDLVIPEKGWGQKEDDVEKFDVDVFVMGHDWEGEFDFLKDKCEVIYLKRTEGISTTKIKQELYGKDAK, encoded by the coding sequence ATGAAACGAGTAATAACATACGGCACCTATGATTTACTTCATTATGGTCATATTGAGTTACTTCGTCGCGCAAGAGAGATGGGCGATTATTTAATCGTGGCACTATCTACTGATGAATTTAACCAAATTAAGCATAAAAAATCATATTATGATTATGAGCAACGTAAAATGATGCTTGAATCAATTCGTTACGTCGATTTAGTTATTCCTGAAAAAGGATGGGGACAAAAAGAAGATGATGTAGAAAAGTTTGATGTAGATGTCTTCGTGATGGGCCATGATTGGGAAGGCGAATTCGATTTCTTAAAAGATAAATGTGAAGTAATTTATTTAAAACGAACAGAAGGTATTTCAACTACAAAAATTAAGCAAGAATTATATGGAAAAGACGCAAAATAA
- the pbp4 gene encoding penicillin-binding protein PBP4: MKNLISIIITICLIVSIMTPNAQAANSTETPVQVANQYGYAGLSAAYQPTSAINVSQTGQLLYQYNIDTKWNPASMTKLMTMYLTLEAVNKGQLSLNDTVTMTNKEYIMSTLPELSNTKLYPGQVWTIADLLQITVSNSSNAAALILANKVSKNTSDFVDLMNNKAKALGMTNTHFVNPTGAENSRLRTFAPTKYKNQERTVTTARDYAILDLHVLKETPKILDFTKQLAPTTHAVTYYTFNYSLEGAKMSLPGTDGLKTGSSDTANYNHTITTKRGKFRINQVIMGAGDYKNLGGEKQRNMMGNALMEQSFDQYKYVKILSKGEQKINGKKYYVENDLYDVLPSSFSKKDYKLVVDDGKVHVDYPRQFINKDYGPPTVDVHQPIIQKANAVAKNMWTEHPIFTIIGGACLVGGLALIIHMLIKLIFRKRK, encoded by the coding sequence ATGAAAAATTTAATATCAATCATTATAACCATATGTTTAATAGTAAGTATTATGACACCAAATGCACAGGCTGCTAATAGTACGGAAACACCAGTACAAGTAGCAAATCAATATGGTTATGCAGGCCTATCAGCAGCATATCAACCAACTAGTGCTATCAACGTAAGTCAAACTGGACAACTGTTGTATCAATATAATATAGATACAAAATGGAACCCAGCTTCTATGACAAAATTGATGACGATGTATTTAACATTGGAAGCTGTAAATAAAGGGCAACTTTCATTAAATGATACTGTTACAATGACAAACAAAGAATATATTATGTCTACATTACCTGAGTTAAGTAACACGAAACTTTACCCTGGACAAGTTTGGACAATTGCAGATTTATTACAAATTACAGTATCTAATTCAAGTAATGCAGCAGCATTAATTTTAGCTAATAAGGTATCAAAAAACACAAGTGATTTCGTTGATTTAATGAATAATAAAGCTAAAGCTTTAGGTATGACGAATACGCATTTTGTCAATCCTACAGGTGCTGAAAATTCGAGATTACGTACATTTGCTCCAACGAAATATAAAAATCAAGAGCGTACAGTTACAACAGCTAGAGACTATGCAATTTTAGATTTGCATGTATTAAAAGAAACACCTAAAATATTAGATTTTACTAAACAATTAGCTCCAACTACACATGCAGTAACGTATTATACATTCAACTATTCACTAGAAGGCGCAAAAATGAGTTTACCAGGTACAGACGGTTTAAAAACCGGATCAAGTGACACAGCAAATTATAATCACACAATAACAACTAAACGTGGTAAATTTAGAATTAATCAAGTAATCATGGGTGCAGGTGATTATAAAAATCTTGGCGGTGAAAAACAACGAAATATGATGGGAAATGCATTGATGGAACAATCATTTGACCAGTACAAATATGTAAAAATACTATCTAAAGGCGAGCAAAAGATTAACGGTAAGAAATACTATGTTGAAAATGATTTATATGATGTTTTACCAAGTAGTTTTAGTAAAAAAGATTATAAATTGGTAGTTGACGATGGCAAAGTACATGTCGACTATCCAAGACAATTTATTAATAAAGATTATGGACCTCCTACAGTAGACGTTCATCAGCCTATTATTCAAAAAGCAAATGCTGTTGCTAAAAATATGTGGACAGAGCATCCTATATTCACCATTATTGGTGGTGCTTGTCTTGTCGGCGGTTTAGCACTTATCATTCATATGCTTATCAAGCTTATATTTAGAAAAAGAAAATAA
- a CDS encoding ABC transporter ATP-binding protein, with protein MKRENPLFFLFKKLTWPVGLIVAAITISSLGSLSGLLVPLFTGRIVDKFSVSHINWNLIALFGGIFVLNALLSGLGLYLLSKIGEKIIYAIRSVLWEHIIQLKMPFFDKNESGQLMSRLTDDTKVINEFISQKLPNLLPSIVTLIGSLIMLFILDWKMTLLTFITIPIFVLIMIPLGRVMQKISTSTQSEIANFSGLLGRVLTEMRLVKISNTERLELDNAHKNLNEIYKLGLKQAKIAAVVQPISGIVMLLTIAIILGFGALEIATGAITAGTLIAMIFYVIQLSMPLINLSTLVTDYKKAVGASSRIYEIMQEPIEPTEDLEDSKNVLIDDGVLSFEHVDFKYDVKKILDDVSFQIPQGQVSAFVGPSGSGKSTIFNLIERMYEIESGDIKYGLESVYDIPLSKWRRKIGYVMQSNSMMNGTIRDNILYGINRHVTDEELINYAKLANCHDFIMQFDEGYDTLVGERGLKLSGGQRQRIDIARSFVKNPDILLLDEATANLDSESELKIQEALETLMEGRTTIVIAHRLSTIKKAGQIIFLDKGQVTGKGTHSELMASHDKYKNFVVSQKLTD; from the coding sequence ATGAAACGAGAAAATCCATTGTTTTTCTTATTTAAAAAACTTACATGGCCAGTGGGTCTTATCGTTGCAGCTATCACTATTTCATCACTAGGGAGTTTAAGTGGACTATTAGTACCACTGTTTACTGGACGAATTGTAGATAAGTTTTCCGTGAGTCATATCAATTGGAATCTAATCGCATTGTTTGGTGGTATCTTTGTCCTCAATGCGTTATTAAGTGGATTAGGTTTATATTTATTAAGTAAAATTGGTGAAAAGATTATTTATGCAATTCGCTCAGTTTTATGGGAACATATTATACAATTAAAAATGCCATTTTTTGATAAAAATGAAAGTGGACAATTAATGAGTCGTTTAACTGACGATACAAAAGTGATTAACGAATTTATTTCGCAAAAGCTTCCTAACTTGTTACCATCAATTGTTACTTTAATTGGATCGTTAATTATGTTGTTTATTTTAGATTGGAAAATGACACTATTAACATTTATAACAATTCCGATTTTTGTGCTTATTATGATTCCTTTGGGTCGTGTAATGCAAAAGATTTCAACAAGTACACAATCAGAAATTGCAAACTTTAGTGGGTTGCTAGGTCGAGTGCTTACTGAAATGAGACTAGTTAAAATATCAAATACAGAGAGACTTGAATTGGATAATGCCCATAAAAATCTTAATGAAATCTATAAATTAGGTTTAAAACAGGCTAAAATTGCAGCAGTTGTACAACCAATTTCAGGAATCGTTATGCTATTAACCATTGCGATTATTTTAGGGTTTGGTGCATTAGAAATTGCGACAGGGGCTATCACTGCAGGTACTTTAATCGCAATGATATTTTATGTTATTCAATTGTCTATGCCGCTGATTAATTTATCAACATTAGTTACAGATTATAAAAAAGCTGTTGGTGCAAGTAGTAGAATTTATGAAATAATGCAAGAGCCAATAGAACCAACGGAAGATCTTGAGGATTCTAAAAATGTCTTAATAGATGATGGCGTATTGTCATTTGAACATGTAGACTTTAAATATGATGTTAAGAAAATTTTGGATGACGTATCATTCCAAATTCCTCAAGGACAAGTCAGTGCTTTTGTAGGACCATCAGGTTCTGGTAAAAGTACAATATTCAATTTGATAGAACGTATGTATGAAATTGAATCAGGAGATATTAAATATGGACTTGAAAGTGTATATGATATTCCATTATCTAAATGGCGTCGTAAAATTGGATATGTTATGCAATCTAATTCGATGATGAATGGCACAATTAGAGATAATATTTTATACGGTATCAATCGACATGTAACTGATGAGGAACTAATTAACTATGCTAAACTAGCAAACTGTCATGATTTTATTATGCAATTTGATGAAGGTTACGACACACTCGTGGGTGAACGTGGTTTGAAACTTTCAGGGGGTCAACGTCAACGTATTGATATTGCTAGAAGTTTTGTGAAAAATCCAGACATCTTACTGCTCGATGAAGCAACAGCAAATCTCGACAGTGAAAGTGAATTGAAAATCCAAGAAGCATTAGAAACATTAATGGAAGGTAGAACGACAATTGTTATTGCCCATCGTTTATCTACAATTAAAAAAGCAGGTCAAATTATATTCTTGGATAAAGGACAAGTTACTGGTAAAGGTACACATTCAGAGTTAATGGCATCACATGATAAATATAAAAACTTCGTTGTGTCTCAAAAATTAACAGATTAA
- a CDS encoding NupC/NupG family nucleoside CNT transporter, with protein MFLLINIIGLIVFLGIAVLFSRDRKNIQWTSIGILVVLNLFLAWFFIYFEWGQIVVKGAANGIAWVVQSAHAGTGFAFASFINVKMMDMAVTALFPILLIVPLFDILMYFNILPKIIGGIGWLLAKVTRQPKFESFFGIEMMFLGNTEALAVSSEQLKRMNEMRVLTIAMMSMSSVSGAIVGAYVQMVPGELVLTAIPLNIVNAIIVACLLNPVSVEEKEDIIYSLKNNEIERQPFFSFLGDSVLAAGKLVLIIIAFVISFVALADLFDRLINLITGLVAGWIGIKGSFGLDQILGVFMYPFALLLGLPFDEAWLVAQQMAKKIVTNEFVVMGEISKDIASYTPHHRAVITTFLISFANFSTIGMIIGTLKGIVDKKTSDFVSKYVPMMLLSGILVSLLTAAFVGLFAW; from the coding sequence ATGTTTTTATTAATCAACATTATTGGTCTAATTGTATTTCTTGGTATTGCGGTACTCTTTTCAAGAGATCGCAAAAATATTCAATGGACATCAATTGGGATCTTAGTTGTTTTAAACCTGTTTTTAGCATGGTTCTTTATTTATTTTGAGTGGGGTCAAATAGTAGTTAAAGGTGCAGCTAATGGTATCGCATGGGTAGTTCAATCTGCACATGCCGGCACAGGTTTCGCATTTGCAAGTTTTATAAACGTTAAAATGATGGATATGGCAGTTACAGCTTTGTTTCCAATTTTATTAATTGTGCCATTATTCGATATCTTAATGTACTTTAATATTTTACCGAAAATTATTGGGGGTATCGGTTGGTTACTAGCTAAAGTAACAAGACAACCTAAATTTGAGTCATTCTTTGGGATAGAAATGATGTTTTTAGGAAATACAGAAGCTTTAGCAGTATCAAGTGAACAATTAAAGCGCATGAATGAAATGCGTGTGTTAACTATTGCAATGATGTCGATGAGTTCTGTATCTGGGGCTATTGTAGGTGCATATGTGCAAATGGTACCAGGCGAACTTGTATTAACAGCGATACCACTAAATATCGTTAACGCGATTATTGTGGCATGTTTATTAAACCCTGTAAGCGTAGAAGAAAAAGAAGATATAATATACAGCCTTAAAAATAATGAAATAGAACGTCAGCCGTTCTTCTCATTCTTAGGTGATTCAGTTCTAGCAGCGGGTAAATTAGTATTAATTATCATCGCATTTGTTATCAGTTTTGTAGCATTAGCCGATCTTTTTGATCGACTTATAAACTTGATTACAGGATTAGTAGCTGGATGGATTGGCATAAAAGGAAGTTTTGGTCTTGATCAAATTTTAGGTGTATTTATGTATCCATTTGCGCTATTACTAGGTTTACCATTTGATGAAGCGTGGTTAGTAGCACAACAAATGGCTAAGAAAATTGTCACAAATGAATTTGTTGTGATGGGCGAAATATCTAAAGATATCGCTTCATATACACCACACCATCGTGCAGTTATTACAACATTCTTAATTTCATTTGCAAACTTCTCAACGATTGGTATGATAATTGGTACATTGAAAGGTATAGTCGATAAGAAGACATCAGATTTTGTATCTAAATATGTTCCTATGATGTTGTTATCAGGTATCCTAGTTTCATTATTAACAGCAGCATTCGTTGGTTTATTTGCATGGTAA
- a CDS encoding YitT family protein gives MNKTVKDLILVVLGSFIFAAGVNAFIISGNLGEGGVTGLAIILYYAFHLSPAITNFVVNAVLIAIGYKFLSKRSMYLTILVTVLISIFLSLTESWQVETGNSIVNAIFGGLSVGLGIGVIILAGGTTAGTTILARIATKYLDVSTPYALLFFDMIVVAISLTVIPLDKVLVTVISLYIGTKVMEYVIEGLNTKKAMTIISTNPDKLAKAIDEQIGRGLTILNGHGYYTREEKDVLYVVISKTQVSKAKRLIKNIDKDAFLVIHDVRDVYGNGFLADE, from the coding sequence GTGAATAAAACAGTTAAAGATTTAATTCTAGTTGTCTTAGGTTCATTTATCTTTGCTGCTGGTGTGAATGCATTTATTATTTCTGGTAACTTAGGTGAAGGCGGGGTTACCGGTTTAGCAATTATTTTATATTATGCATTTCATCTTTCGCCAGCCATCACAAACTTTGTGGTAAATGCAGTATTAATTGCAATTGGTTACAAATTTTTAAGTAAAAGAAGTATGTATTTAACAATTTTAGTTACAGTACTCATCTCGATCTTCTTGAGTTTAACCGAATCATGGCAAGTCGAAACTGGGAATAGTATTGTAAATGCTATTTTTGGTGGTTTAAGTGTTGGATTAGGAATCGGAGTGATTATACTAGCAGGAGGTACTACAGCTGGAACAACGATTTTGGCGAGAATTGCTACGAAATATCTAGATGTAAGCACACCATATGCCTTGCTCTTTTTTGATATGATTGTTGTAGCAATTTCACTTACAGTTATTCCACTCGACAAAGTATTAGTAACTGTAATCTCACTTTATATAGGTACAAAAGTAATGGAATATGTCATTGAAGGTTTAAATACGAAAAAAGCGATGACAATTATCTCTACAAATCCTGATAAACTAGCTAAAGCGATTGATGAACAAATTGGTAGAGGTTTAACAATTTTAAACGGCCACGGATACTATACTCGTGAAGAAAAAGATGTATTATATGTTGTTATTTCTAAAACGCAAGTATCAAAAGCTAAACGTTTGATTAAAAACATTGATAAAGATGCCTTCTTAGTTATACATGATGTACGTGATGTTTATGGAAATGGTTTTCTTGCAGATGAATAA
- a CDS encoding ABC transporter ATP-binding protein, translating into MSRLHGQQVKIGYGDSTIINKLDVEIPDGKVTSIIGPNGCGKSTLLKALSRLLAVKEGEVFLDGQNIHTQSTKEIAKKIAILPQSPEVADGLTVGELVSYGRFPHQKGFGRLTEEDKKEIDWAMEVTGTDAFRHRSINDLSGGQRQRVWIAMALAQRTDIIFLDEPTTYLDICHQLEILELVQKLNQEQGCTIVMVLHDINQAIRFSDHLIAMKSGDIVAHGSTEDVLTQEILEKVFNIDVVLSKDPKTGKPLLVTYDLCRRAYS; encoded by the coding sequence ATGAGTCGCTTGCATGGACAACAAGTTAAAATTGGTTATGGGGATAGCACGATTATAAATAAATTAGATGTTGAAATTCCAGATGGAAAAGTTACGTCCATTATTGGTCCTAATGGTTGTGGAAAATCAACTTTATTAAAAGCTTTGTCACGTCTATTAGCAGTTAAAGAAGGCGAAGTATTTTTAGATGGACAAAACATTCATACACAATCTACTAAAGAAATTGCTAAAAAAATTGCTATTTTACCTCAATCACCTGAAGTAGCAGATGGCTTAACAGTCGGAGAATTAGTGTCATATGGACGCTTCCCTCATCAAAAAGGATTTGGTAGGTTAACAGAAGAAGATAAAAAAGAAATTGATTGGGCAATGGAAGTGACAGGTACGGATGCGTTTCGTCATCGTTCAATTAATGATTTAAGTGGTGGTCAGAGACAACGCGTGTGGATTGCGATGGCTTTAGCTCAAAGAACTGACATTATCTTTTTAGATGAACCAACAACTTATTTAGATATTTGTCACCAGTTAGAAATCCTTGAATTAGTTCAAAAGTTAAATCAGGAGCAAGGTTGTACAATAGTCATGGTATTGCATGATATTAATCAAGCCATTCGATTCTCAGACCATCTTATTGCAATGAAATCTGGTGATATTGTTGCGCATGGTTCTACAGAAGACGTATTAACACAAGAGATTTTAGAAAAAGTTTTCAACATTGATGTCGTATTAAGTAAAGATCCAAAAACTGGTAAACCTTTACTTGTAACTTATGATTTATGTCGCAGAGCTTATTCTTAA